The following coding sequences lie in one Arachis ipaensis cultivar K30076 chromosome B05, Araip1.1, whole genome shotgun sequence genomic window:
- the LOC107644538 gene encoding zinc finger CCCH domain-containing protein 41, whose amino-acid sequence MELKVSSPKPETVVPSDCVSSDPEEKEVSDDDDDDRNHKHRRREARSQSSERDVSEPVNNRPFRKRNKNFGNRHPFRENESLGFETMKTYNDATTDKELYSKFERRRPGLTSGPRTPLDMRLRANQPFTGDPSVGRGRGRESGFWNHRDPRFSSIDVATQLVPGSIPPSLYTGRGLPNVSNAQSASWNTFGLIPTVPNGGLDMLHPMGLPGALRPPINPSLNVNIPRQRCRDFEERGFCLRGDMCPMEHGVNRIVIEDVQSLSQFNLPVSLPSAHLIGAPAGSGSLHSVNASTTIVNSKCIPGKISKSGVGDDVLPLDGAYPGPGCTSGADVYDPDQPLWNDGALESLQSSKIEETEAFPSDASAHHHMRLSEVPDGDCPVGTTRTSVSSQGASSSVWARIGGSKNRYDMKEKTNSTMNPLHYPENQLKEDNDELVAAQTASSQGKQMIADDTDPKALDGLMKVQTESMRTLRKPSQKALRTLFVNGIPQKSNKREALLAHFKKFGEIIDIYIPLNSERAFVQFSKREEAEAALKAPDAVMGNRFIKLWWANRDSIRSESTTSGNGVIVTPRGQASAFVPSIPVLADRGKDIHQSDASKTNAELSTQSDQPKSVILDGSKGPPPIQKKLENLEQLKEELRKKQEMLDQKRNEFRRQLSKLEKHATGVKGEVVTEQAAKRPKTGMASDVAKLASSQLSDADTGMASPHAETTADKSKQLVNTVSQSPKPITTMRLQEPTGLKQPMQPFAPVNRYKLDNRPTAFRIMPPLPTGLADVAILKEHFLPYGELSTVELEASQVNGSNQQEARIIFTTRRAAERAFVNGKCWKDHNLKFVWLTPSNSSNAAGSREHSPPAPKEPLEKDQHPEEQLENSANQEPIVSDDDPKSSEINSSSEHMEMEQGEDDLQGTPRQDSAKQSPDANAC is encoded by the exons ATGGAGCTGAAAGTTTCATCTCCAAAACCAGAGACTGTTGTTCCATCTGATTGTGTAAGTAGCGATCCCGAGGAAAAGGAAGTTAGtgacgatgatgatgacgatCGGAATCATAAGCATCGGAGGAGGGAAGCTCGTTCTCAATCTTCAGAGAGAGATGTTTCAGAGCCTGTTAATAACAGGCCGTTCAGAAAACGTAACAAAAATTTTGGGAATCGGCATCCTTTCAGGGAAAATGAATCTCTAGGATTTGAAACAATGAAAACTTACAATGATGCCACCACAGATAAAGAGTTGTATTCTAAGTTTGAAAGAAGGCGCCCTGGATTGACTTCAGGTCCTCGAACACCTTTGGACATGAGACTACGGGCAAACCAACCTTTTACTGGAGATCCTAGTGTTGGTAGGGGAAGAGGTAGAGAATCTGGTTTTTGGAACCATCGGGATCCTAGGTTCAGCTCAATTGATGTTGCTACTCAATTGGTTCCAGGCTCTATTCCTCCAAGCCTTTATACTGGGCGAGGATTACCAAATGTTTCAAATGCACAAAGTGCATCCTGGAACACGTTTGGTTTAATTCCAACAGTACCCAATGGAGGACTAGATATGCTCCATCCAATGGGTTTACCGGGAGCTCTGAGACCTCCTATTAATCCATCACTAAATGTGAATATTCCTCGCCAACGGTGTAGAGATTTTGAGGAACGAGGGTTTTGCCTTAGAGGTGACATGTGCCCAATGGAGCATGGTGTTAATCGGATTGTTATTGAAGATGTCCAG AGTCTTTCACAGTTCAACCTTCCTGTTTCGCTTCCAAGTGCACATCTAATTGGAGCTCCGGCAGGATCAGGATCTCTACATTCAGTAAATGCTTCCACCACAATAGTGAACAGCAAATGTATACCTGGAAAAATTAGCAAGTCTGGAGTTGGTGATGATGTCTTGCCATTGGATGGTGCATATCCAGGTCCTGGTTGCACAAGTGGAGCCGATgtttatgatcctgatcaacccctTTGGAATGATGGCGCTCTGGAGTCTCTTCAGTCATCCAAGATCGAAGAAACGGAGGCATTTCCTAGTGATGCTTCTGCCCACCATCATATGAGGTTATCAGAAGTTCCAGATGGTGATTGTCCAGTGGGTACTACCAGAACTTCTGTCAGTTCACAGGGTGCTAGTTCATCTGTCTGGGCCAGAATTGGTGGTTCAAAAAACAGATATGACATGAAAGAAAAGACAAACTCTACCATGAATCCCCTTCATTATCCTGAGAATCAATTGAAGGAAGATAATGATGAATTAGTTGCTGCTCAAACTGCTTCCTCTCAAGGAAAGCAAATGATAGCAGATGATACTGACCCAAAAGCCTTGGATGGTTTGATGAAGGTACAAACTGAAAGCATGCGAACTTTACGGAAACCTTCGCAAAAGGCATTGCGCACTCTATTTGTTAACGGTATACCTCAGAAAAGCAACAAAAGGGAGGCACTTCTTGCCCATTTTAAGAAGTTTGGGGAAATTATTGACATATATATTCCATTGAACAGTGAGCGAGCTTTTGTGCAATTCTCCAAGAGAGAAGAAGCTGAAGCTGCTTTGAAGGCCCCAGATGCTGTAATGGGTAATCGTTTTATCAAACTATGGTGGGCTAATCGTGATAGCATTCGCAGTGAAAGTACCACAAGTGGGAATGGTGTAATTGTAACTCCCCGTGGGCAAGCATCAGCTTTTGTTCCATCCATTCCTGTTCTCGCTGATAGGGGAAAAGATATACATCAATCTGATGCTTCAAAGACTAATGCTGAATTATCAACGCAATCTGATCAACCAAAGTCGGTCATCTTGGATGGGTCCAAGGGTCCACCTCCCATACAAAAGAAGCTAGAAAACCTGGAGCAATTAAAGGAAGAACTGCGCAAAAAGCAGGAAATGTTGGATCAAAAGCGTAATGAGTTCAGACGCCAATTGAGCAAACTTGAGAAACAT GCTACAGGAGTCAAGGGTGAAGTAGTTACCGAGCAAGCTGCCAAGAGACCCAAAACTGGCATGGCATCTGATGTTGCCAAACTAGCTTCTTCGCAGTTGTCTGATGCTGATACTGGTATGGCATCTCCACATGCAGAGACAACTGCTGATAAAAGCAAACAGTTGGTCAATACTGTATCTCAAAGTCCCAAACCAATTACTACAATGAGATTGCAAGAACCCACAGGCCTAAAGCAGCCAATGCAACCATTTGCGCCTGTAAACAGATACAAATTGGATAATCGTCCCACTGCTTTCAGAATCATGCCTCCTCTGCCTACTGGTCTAGCAGAT GTTGCCATTTTGAAGGAACACTTCTTACCATATGGCGAACTTTCCACTGTTGAACTAGAAGCTTCACAAGTCAATGGTAGTAACCAACAAGAGGCACGGATAATTTTCACCACTCGCCGTGCAGCCGAGAGAGCATTCGTTAATGGAAAATGCTGGAAAGACCATAACCTAAAGTTTGTGTGGCTGACACCTAGTAATTCTAGCAATGCTGCTGGTAGTAGAGAACATTCTCCTCCTGCTCCCAAGGAGCCTTTAGAAAAAGACCAACATCCTGAAGAACAATTGGAGAACTCTGCTAACCAAGAACCAATTGTATCAGATGATGATCCCAAAAGTTCCGAAATCAATAGCAGTTCAGAGCATATGGAAATGGAACAAGGTGAAGATGATCTCCAGGGTACCCCCAGGCAAGATTCCGCCAAACAATCACCTGATGCTAATGCCTGTTGA